A DNA window from Canis lupus dingo isolate Sandy chromosome 2, ASM325472v2, whole genome shotgun sequence contains the following coding sequences:
- the ZNF683 gene encoding tissue-resident T-cell transcription regulator protein ZNF683 isoform X1, which produces MEFGWIKTTRGAVGGTPHNLEKAGSCLYSKGMKWESAPERHCCHKPKPLGSIRSSLSSSLDSQLCQGDQVFSACRPLSDTVDARGSSCASWLCPSPLAPARSALLTCCQGLDLYLCTLQPTPLGTAGQSLRSDVLSTKHQPPGPKAGSIDEKLKAKYPASRDKRGSGQLRAGEGTLCPSFSPPSGSSPTPCRNRKSPSPLAVCPCPLPTPISEELPFCLHPISPAYPLLLPPYPCTYGALPSVQCPPLLMLPSGSSYPTMAVPSLLMKVNEPGHPTAQRDIPYPYPGASPACGQIQPSQARNRDPGAARTYSPGPKSTGRVAAARRAPAGSRPGTTALPYLLKKENGKTLYECNVCSKNFGQLSNLKVHLRVHSGERPFQCALCQKSFTQLAHLQKHHLVHTGERPYECLMCHKRFSNSSNLKTHLRLHSGARAFQCSVCPRRFTQHVHLKLHHHLHVAQPCGHLSLASLACFARWHQEALDLVALPSERQTGWDSEKTKVSLAPGEK; this is translated from the exons ATGGAGTTTGGGTGGATCAAGACTACAAGGGGTGCTGTGGGAGGAACTCCTCATAATCTGGAAAAGGCAGGAAGCTGTTTATACAG TAAGGGCATGAAGTGGGAATCTGCTCCAGAACGACATTGCTGCCACAAGCCTAAGCCTCTGGGGAGTATAAGGAGCTCTCTGTCCTCCAGCTTGGATTCACAGCTCTGCCAAGGCGACCAG GTCTTCTCAGCTTGCAGGCCACTCTCTGACACAGTGGATGCCCGTGGCTCATCCTGTGCCAGCTGGCTGTGCCCCTCACCCTTGGCACCAGCCAGGTCTGCCTTGCTGACCTGTTGCCAAGGCCTGGACCTATACCTGTGCACCCTGCAGCCCACACCATTGGGCACAGCCGGGCAGAGTCTCAGAAGTGATGTCTTGAGCACAA AGCACCAGCCACCAGGGCCGAAGGCCGGCTCCATTGATGAGAAACTCAAGGCCAAGTATCCTGCAAGCAGGGACAAGAGGGGAAGTGGGCAGTTAAGAGCTGGCGAGGGGACCCTCTGCCcatccttctctcctcccagCGGCTCTTCCCCAACCCCCTGCCGGAACAGAAAGAGCCCCAGCCCTTTAGCggtctgcccctgccctctgcccacccccatctCCGAAGAGCTCCCATTCTGCCTCCACCCCATCTCTCCTGCATATCCACTTCTGCTTCCTCCTTACCCCTGCACCTATGGGGCCCTACCTTCTGTCCAATGTCCCCCCCTCCTCATGCTGCCCTCAGGCTCCTCCTACCCCACCATGGCTGTGCCCAGTTTGCTGATGAAAGTCAATGAACCCGGGCACCCCACTGCCCAGAGGGACATCCCGTATCCTTACCCAGGGGCCTCCCCGGCCTGTGGCCAAATCCAGCCTTCCCAGGCTAGGAATCGAGATCCTGGAGCTGCCAGGACCTACTCCCCAGGGCCAAAGAGCACTGGCAGGGTGGCTGCAGCCAGGCGGGCCCCAGCAGGCTCCCGGCCGGGCACCACAGCGCTGCCTTACCTGCTGAAGAAGGAGAACGGAAAAACCCTGTACGAGTGCAACGTGTGCAGCAAGAACTTTGGGCAGCTTTCCAACCTCAAG GTCCATCTGCGTGTGCACAGTGGGGAGCGCCCATTCCAATGTGCCCTGTGCCAGAAGAGCTTCACTCAGCTCGCCCACCTGCAGAAGCACCACTTGGTGCATACTGGGGAGCGGCCCTATGAGTGCCTG ATGTGCCACAAACGCTTCAGCAACTCCAGCAACCTCAAGACCCACCTGCGCCTGCACTCGGGGGCCCGGGCCTTCCAGTGCAGTGTTTGTCCACGTCGCTTCACCCAGCACGTTCACCTGAAGCTGCATCATCACCTGCATGTCGCACAGCCTTGTGGCCACCTGTCCCTGGCATCTCTTGCCTGCTTTGCCCGATGGCACCAGGAAGCACTGGATCTTGTGGCACTGCCATCGGAGAGGCAGACGGGTTGGGATTCAGAAAAGACCAAGGTGTCCTTGGCACCTGGGGAAAAGTAG
- the ZNF683 gene encoding tissue-resident T-cell transcription regulator protein ZNF683 isoform X2, whose translation MQSQVKSLMPAGSKGMKWESAPERHCCHKPKPLGSIRSSLSSSLDSQLCQGDQVFSACRPLSDTVDARGSSCASWLCPSPLAPARSALLTCCQGLDLYLCTLQPTPLGTAGQSLRSDVLSTKHQPPGPKAGSIDEKLKAKYPASRDKRGSGQLRAGEGTLCPSFSPPSGSSPTPCRNRKSPSPLAVCPCPLPTPISEELPFCLHPISPAYPLLLPPYPCTYGALPSVQCPPLLMLPSGSSYPTMAVPSLLMKVNEPGHPTAQRDIPYPYPGASPACGQIQPSQARNRDPGAARTYSPGPKSTGRVAAARRAPAGSRPGTTALPYLLKKENGKTLYECNVCSKNFGQLSNLKVHLRVHSGERPFQCALCQKSFTQLAHLQKHHLVHTGERPYECLMCHKRFSNSSNLKTHLRLHSGARAFQCSVCPRRFTQHVHLKLHHHLHVAQPCGHLSLASLACFARWHQEALDLVALPSERQTGWDSEKTKVSLAPGEK comes from the exons ATGCAGAGCCAGGTGAAGAGCCTCATGCCAGCAG GTAGTAAGGGCATGAAGTGGGAATCTGCTCCAGAACGACATTGCTGCCACAAGCCTAAGCCTCTGGGGAGTATAAGGAGCTCTCTGTCCTCCAGCTTGGATTCACAGCTCTGCCAAGGCGACCAG GTCTTCTCAGCTTGCAGGCCACTCTCTGACACAGTGGATGCCCGTGGCTCATCCTGTGCCAGCTGGCTGTGCCCCTCACCCTTGGCACCAGCCAGGTCTGCCTTGCTGACCTGTTGCCAAGGCCTGGACCTATACCTGTGCACCCTGCAGCCCACACCATTGGGCACAGCCGGGCAGAGTCTCAGAAGTGATGTCTTGAGCACAA AGCACCAGCCACCAGGGCCGAAGGCCGGCTCCATTGATGAGAAACTCAAGGCCAAGTATCCTGCAAGCAGGGACAAGAGGGGAAGTGGGCAGTTAAGAGCTGGCGAGGGGACCCTCTGCCcatccttctctcctcccagCGGCTCTTCCCCAACCCCCTGCCGGAACAGAAAGAGCCCCAGCCCTTTAGCggtctgcccctgccctctgcccacccccatctCCGAAGAGCTCCCATTCTGCCTCCACCCCATCTCTCCTGCATATCCACTTCTGCTTCCTCCTTACCCCTGCACCTATGGGGCCCTACCTTCTGTCCAATGTCCCCCCCTCCTCATGCTGCCCTCAGGCTCCTCCTACCCCACCATGGCTGTGCCCAGTTTGCTGATGAAAGTCAATGAACCCGGGCACCCCACTGCCCAGAGGGACATCCCGTATCCTTACCCAGGGGCCTCCCCGGCCTGTGGCCAAATCCAGCCTTCCCAGGCTAGGAATCGAGATCCTGGAGCTGCCAGGACCTACTCCCCAGGGCCAAAGAGCACTGGCAGGGTGGCTGCAGCCAGGCGGGCCCCAGCAGGCTCCCGGCCGGGCACCACAGCGCTGCCTTACCTGCTGAAGAAGGAGAACGGAAAAACCCTGTACGAGTGCAACGTGTGCAGCAAGAACTTTGGGCAGCTTTCCAACCTCAAG GTCCATCTGCGTGTGCACAGTGGGGAGCGCCCATTCCAATGTGCCCTGTGCCAGAAGAGCTTCACTCAGCTCGCCCACCTGCAGAAGCACCACTTGGTGCATACTGGGGAGCGGCCCTATGAGTGCCTG ATGTGCCACAAACGCTTCAGCAACTCCAGCAACCTCAAGACCCACCTGCGCCTGCACTCGGGGGCCCGGGCCTTCCAGTGCAGTGTTTGTCCACGTCGCTTCACCCAGCACGTTCACCTGAAGCTGCATCATCACCTGCATGTCGCACAGCCTTGTGGCCACCTGTCCCTGGCATCTCTTGCCTGCTTTGCCCGATGGCACCAGGAAGCACTGGATCTTGTGGCACTGCCATCGGAGAGGCAGACGGGTTGGGATTCAGAAAAGACCAAGGTGTCCTTGGCACCTGGGGAAAAGTAG
- the ZNF683 gene encoding tissue-resident T-cell transcription regulator protein ZNF683 isoform X3, giving the protein MKWESAPERHCCHKPKPLGSIRSSLSSSLDSQLCQGDQVFSACRPLSDTVDARGSSCASWLCPSPLAPARSALLTCCQGLDLYLCTLQPTPLGTAGQSLRSDVLSTKHQPPGPKAGSIDEKLKAKYPASRDKRGSGQLRAGEGTLCPSFSPPSGSSPTPCRNRKSPSPLAVCPCPLPTPISEELPFCLHPISPAYPLLLPPYPCTYGALPSVQCPPLLMLPSGSSYPTMAVPSLLMKVNEPGHPTAQRDIPYPYPGASPACGQIQPSQARNRDPGAARTYSPGPKSTGRVAAARRAPAGSRPGTTALPYLLKKENGKTLYECNVCSKNFGQLSNLKVHLRVHSGERPFQCALCQKSFTQLAHLQKHHLVHTGERPYECLMCHKRFSNSSNLKTHLRLHSGARAFQCSVCPRRFTQHVHLKLHHHLHVAQPCGHLSLASLACFARWHQEALDLVALPSERQTGWDSEKTKVSLAPGEK; this is encoded by the exons ATGAAGTGGGAATCTGCTCCAGAACGACATTGCTGCCACAAGCCTAAGCCTCTGGGGAGTATAAGGAGCTCTCTGTCCTCCAGCTTGGATTCACAGCTCTGCCAAGGCGACCAG GTCTTCTCAGCTTGCAGGCCACTCTCTGACACAGTGGATGCCCGTGGCTCATCCTGTGCCAGCTGGCTGTGCCCCTCACCCTTGGCACCAGCCAGGTCTGCCTTGCTGACCTGTTGCCAAGGCCTGGACCTATACCTGTGCACCCTGCAGCCCACACCATTGGGCACAGCCGGGCAGAGTCTCAGAAGTGATGTCTTGAGCACAA AGCACCAGCCACCAGGGCCGAAGGCCGGCTCCATTGATGAGAAACTCAAGGCCAAGTATCCTGCAAGCAGGGACAAGAGGGGAAGTGGGCAGTTAAGAGCTGGCGAGGGGACCCTCTGCCcatccttctctcctcccagCGGCTCTTCCCCAACCCCCTGCCGGAACAGAAAGAGCCCCAGCCCTTTAGCggtctgcccctgccctctgcccacccccatctCCGAAGAGCTCCCATTCTGCCTCCACCCCATCTCTCCTGCATATCCACTTCTGCTTCCTCCTTACCCCTGCACCTATGGGGCCCTACCTTCTGTCCAATGTCCCCCCCTCCTCATGCTGCCCTCAGGCTCCTCCTACCCCACCATGGCTGTGCCCAGTTTGCTGATGAAAGTCAATGAACCCGGGCACCCCACTGCCCAGAGGGACATCCCGTATCCTTACCCAGGGGCCTCCCCGGCCTGTGGCCAAATCCAGCCTTCCCAGGCTAGGAATCGAGATCCTGGAGCTGCCAGGACCTACTCCCCAGGGCCAAAGAGCACTGGCAGGGTGGCTGCAGCCAGGCGGGCCCCAGCAGGCTCCCGGCCGGGCACCACAGCGCTGCCTTACCTGCTGAAGAAGGAGAACGGAAAAACCCTGTACGAGTGCAACGTGTGCAGCAAGAACTTTGGGCAGCTTTCCAACCTCAAG GTCCATCTGCGTGTGCACAGTGGGGAGCGCCCATTCCAATGTGCCCTGTGCCAGAAGAGCTTCACTCAGCTCGCCCACCTGCAGAAGCACCACTTGGTGCATACTGGGGAGCGGCCCTATGAGTGCCTG ATGTGCCACAAACGCTTCAGCAACTCCAGCAACCTCAAGACCCACCTGCGCCTGCACTCGGGGGCCCGGGCCTTCCAGTGCAGTGTTTGTCCACGTCGCTTCACCCAGCACGTTCACCTGAAGCTGCATCATCACCTGCATGTCGCACAGCCTTGTGGCCACCTGTCCCTGGCATCTCTTGCCTGCTTTGCCCGATGGCACCAGGAAGCACTGGATCTTGTGGCACTGCCATCGGAGAGGCAGACGGGTTGGGATTCAGAAAAGACCAAGGTGTCCTTGGCACCTGGGGAAAAGTAG